A window of Amycolatopsis australiensis contains these coding sequences:
- a CDS encoding GH92 family glycosyl hydrolase: MRARTRVLATLLAGATSVALANPAQAAGPRFADDPTALVDTSIGNNGDGTTFPGATTPFGMVQLSPDTQLKKYASYDYAQDAVLGFSHTHLSGVGCQTMGNFRFMPTTGAVTSSDPAQYGAKFSHADETRQPGYYGVKLGNGIDAELTATQRTGQHRYTFPGDATSENVLIEVGESNGYTYAGDVHVVGDDTVEGWLQGGNFCWETQKERYKVFFSAKFDRKFTGFGTWTDDKLTANRRDAELGSRRTGAWLTFDTSKNQVGASVGLSYTSIDGARLNRGAEQPESFGKARKAAHDTWEDELNRMRVAGGTTADQRTYYSALYRSLLHPSVGSDVDGSYRGFDDRVHRSRDTYYQMFSLWDTYRSQNQLVALLHPDKAADMTKSILKIYQDGGWVPRWALASGETNVMSGDPVTPWVVDNYRRGLLDDRTARQLFDALWRNANEVPVDQSIFRGRDGNPTYVKNGWIGYRDLPGYTYGDTRQAGSATLEYALADCALSTMAQGLGYGDKAKTLRDRCGNFAKLWDTSVESHGFTGFPRTKAADGTGVGDPDPAKSTGFHEGTPWQYQWLAQQDTAKLFGLMGGAAKAEQRLDTFFDMPLLLTDPAKAAKDSWVHGAYDYHNNFAFNPNNEPDLHAPWMYSWTGAPWKTSAVLRAARTLFTDTPYGMPGNDDLGTISSWLVFGMTGVFEAQPGSGTYLLSTPMFEKVEIRPSGGHKIEIEAPGASASKLQYTKDVQIGHRGYARSWISHDDLLRAGKIQFRLSDTPADWGTQAAPPGV, from the coding sequence ATGAGAGCGCGGACGCGCGTCCTTGCCACCCTGCTCGCCGGGGCCACCTCGGTGGCCCTCGCGAATCCCGCCCAGGCCGCCGGGCCGAGGTTCGCCGATGATCCCACCGCTCTCGTCGACACGTCGATCGGGAACAACGGGGACGGCACCACCTTCCCCGGCGCCACCACGCCCTTCGGGATGGTGCAGCTCAGCCCCGACACCCAGCTCAAGAAGTACGCGTCCTACGACTACGCCCAGGACGCCGTCCTCGGGTTCAGCCACACCCACCTTTCCGGCGTCGGCTGCCAGACCATGGGCAACTTCCGGTTCATGCCCACCACCGGCGCCGTCACCAGCAGCGATCCCGCCCAGTACGGGGCCAAGTTCAGTCACGCCGACGAAACCCGCCAACCGGGGTACTACGGCGTCAAGCTCGGCAACGGCATCGACGCCGAGCTGACCGCCACCCAGCGCACCGGGCAGCACCGCTACACCTTCCCCGGCGACGCCACCAGCGAGAACGTCCTCATCGAGGTCGGTGAGAGCAACGGCTACACCTACGCCGGCGACGTCCACGTCGTCGGCGACGACACCGTCGAGGGCTGGCTGCAGGGCGGCAACTTCTGCTGGGAAACCCAGAAAGAGCGCTACAAGGTCTTCTTCAGCGCCAAGTTCGACCGCAAGTTCACCGGTTTCGGCACCTGGACCGACGACAAGCTGACCGCGAACCGGCGCGACGCCGAGCTCGGCAGCCGGCGCACCGGTGCGTGGCTGACCTTCGACACGAGCAAGAACCAGGTCGGCGCCTCCGTCGGCCTCTCCTACACCTCGATCGACGGCGCCCGGCTCAACCGCGGCGCCGAGCAGCCCGAGTCCTTCGGCAAAGCGCGGAAAGCGGCCCACGACACCTGGGAAGACGAGCTGAACCGCATGCGCGTCGCCGGTGGCACCACCGCCGACCAGCGGACCTACTACAGCGCGCTCTACCGGTCGCTGCTGCACCCGTCCGTCGGGTCCGATGTGGACGGTTCATACCGCGGCTTCGACGACCGCGTCCACCGCAGCCGGGACACCTACTACCAGATGTTCTCGCTCTGGGACACCTATCGCTCGCAGAACCAGCTCGTCGCGCTGCTGCACCCGGACAAGGCCGCGGACATGACCAAGTCGATCCTCAAGATCTACCAGGACGGCGGCTGGGTCCCGCGCTGGGCGCTGGCGAGCGGCGAGACGAACGTGATGAGCGGCGACCCGGTCACGCCGTGGGTGGTCGACAACTACCGCCGCGGCCTGCTCGACGACCGCACCGCGCGTCAGCTGTTCGACGCCTTGTGGCGCAACGCCAACGAAGTCCCTGTGGACCAGTCGATCTTCCGCGGCCGTGACGGCAACCCGACCTACGTGAAGAACGGCTGGATCGGCTACCGGGACCTGCCGGGCTACACCTACGGCGACACCCGCCAGGCGGGCTCGGCCACCCTCGAGTACGCGCTCGCCGACTGCGCACTGTCCACAATGGCGCAAGGGCTCGGCTACGGGGACAAGGCGAAGACGCTGCGCGACCGCTGCGGCAACTTCGCGAAGCTGTGGGACACGAGCGTCGAATCCCACGGCTTCACCGGGTTCCCGCGCACGAAGGCCGCGGACGGCACCGGCGTCGGCGATCCCGACCCGGCGAAGTCGACCGGTTTCCACGAGGGCACGCCGTGGCAGTACCAGTGGCTCGCCCAGCAGGACACCGCGAAGCTGTTCGGCTTGATGGGCGGCGCGGCGAAGGCGGAGCAGCGGCTCGACACGTTCTTCGACATGCCGCTGCTGCTCACCGACCCGGCGAAGGCGGCCAAGGACTCCTGGGTCCACGGCGCGTACGACTACCACAACAACTTCGCCTTCAACCCGAACAACGAGCCAGACCTGCACGCGCCCTGGATGTACAGCTGGACCGGCGCGCCGTGGAAGACGTCGGCGGTGCTGCGCGCGGCGCGGACGCTGTTCACCGACACGCCGTACGGCATGCCGGGCAACGACGACCTCGGCACCATCTCGTCGTGGCTGGTCTTCGGCATGACCGGCGTCTTCGAGGCCCAGCCCGGATCCGGGACGTACCTGCTCAGCACGCCGATGTTCGAGAAGGTCGAGATCCGGCCGTCCGGCGGGCACAAGATCGAGATCGAGGCGCCCGGCGCGAGCGCGTCGAAGCTGCAGTACACGAAGGACGTCCAGATCGGGCACCGCGGCTACGCCCGCAGCTGGATTTCGCACGACGATCTATTGCGTGCGGGCAAGATCCAGTTCCGCCTGAGCGACACCCCGGCCGACTGGGGCACGCAGGCGGCGCCGCCCGGCGTGTGA
- a CDS encoding MFS transporter yields MTVSASPAAVHDRLTPRARGLLLVLCGAMFLDALDVSMKGVALPSIGGELGMSTGALQWVVSGYVLGFGGFLLLGGRAADLLGRRRMLIGALVVFAVATALGGFATSGPLLIAARFLTGVSAAFSAPAGFSIITTSFAEGPVRNKALSIYTATGATGFSLGLVAGGLLTEVSWRWVFHAPVLVALATLLGALAVVPRSPAAGGRGFDIAGSALITTAMLLLVFTLVEAPNAGWASVRTLGSLAAVAVLLTAFAVLERRVASPLVRLGILRSGALVRANVAAMSLLGGWVSALFVITLYLQDFRGWSAWETGLAVCPSGVVVAILAPRIAAPLVGRYGSGRVALAGLVSSVAAYALLQFLDGSIGYATLMLPAMLLVGVAFTLTYGPLTMAAADSVPAADQGLAGGLVNTAFQVGPALTLGVVSAVLATGADLRVALVVPLVVAVLGVAAMLPSLRRA; encoded by the coding sequence TTGACTGTTTCCGCCTCTCCGGCCGCGGTCCACGACCGCCTCACCCCGCGCGCCCGCGGGCTGCTCCTCGTGCTGTGCGGCGCGATGTTCCTCGACGCGCTCGACGTCTCGATGAAGGGTGTCGCGCTGCCCTCCATCGGCGGCGAGCTCGGCATGTCCACCGGCGCCCTGCAGTGGGTCGTCAGCGGCTACGTCCTCGGCTTCGGCGGGTTCCTGCTGCTCGGCGGCCGTGCCGCCGACCTGCTGGGCCGCCGCCGGATGCTGATCGGCGCGCTGGTCGTCTTCGCCGTCGCCACCGCGCTCGGCGGCTTCGCCACCAGCGGGCCGCTGCTCATCGCGGCGCGGTTCCTCACCGGCGTCAGCGCCGCGTTCAGCGCGCCCGCCGGCTTCTCGATCATCACGACGAGCTTCGCCGAGGGCCCGGTCCGCAACAAGGCGCTCTCGATCTACACCGCGACCGGCGCGACCGGGTTCTCGCTCGGGCTCGTCGCGGGCGGCCTGCTCACCGAGGTCAGCTGGCGCTGGGTGTTCCACGCGCCGGTCCTCGTCGCGCTGGCCACGCTGCTCGGCGCGCTGGCCGTCGTCCCGCGCTCGCCCGCGGCCGGCGGACGCGGCTTCGACATCGCCGGCTCCGCGCTGATCACCACGGCGATGCTGCTCCTGGTGTTCACGCTGGTCGAGGCCCCGAACGCGGGCTGGGCGTCGGTGCGGACCCTCGGCTCGCTCGCGGCCGTGGCGGTGCTGCTGACCGCGTTCGCCGTGCTCGAACGGCGGGTGGCGAGCCCGCTGGTGCGGCTGGGCATCCTGCGCTCCGGCGCGCTGGTGCGGGCGAACGTCGCGGCGATGTCGCTGCTCGGCGGCTGGGTCAGCGCGTTGTTCGTCATCACGCTGTACCTGCAGGACTTCCGCGGCTGGTCGGCGTGGGAGACCGGGCTGGCCGTGTGCCCGAGCGGGGTCGTCGTGGCGATCCTCGCGCCGCGGATCGCCGCGCCGCTGGTCGGCCGGTACGGCTCGGGCCGCGTCGCCCTCGCGGGCCTGGTCTCGTCGGTGGCGGCGTACGCGCTGCTGCAGTTCCTGGACGGCTCGATCGGCTACGCGACGCTGATGCTGCCCGCGATGCTGCTGGTGGGCGTCGCCTTCACGCTCACCTACGGCCCGCTGACCATGGCGGCCGCGGACAGCGTCCCGGCGGCCGACCAGGGACTGGCCGGCGGGCTCGTGAACACGGCGTTCCAGGTCGGGCCGGCGCTCACGCTGGGAGTGGTGTCGGCGGTCCTGGCCACCGGCGCCGACCTGCGCGTCGCACTGGTGGTTCCGCTGGTCGTGGCCGTGCTGGGGGTGGCCGCGATGCTCCCGTCCCTGCGCCGCGCCTGA
- a CDS encoding TetR/AcrR family transcriptional regulator — MPRKPTPDARERILETATRLFNQYGVHAVGLQQIIDECGCGKNLLYSQFASKDELVVAYLARCSGDWDTIVASAEAAADGPERQLVELVREVGVRINVPGSRGCPLRNTFAEFPEREHPAHRLSMDHFVRVRTQLRRLAARTPAPDPERLADRIMFIIDGLYTNGPIFGDEGAKAAIAFAEDVVRVETAVG; from the coding sequence ATGCCGCGCAAGCCGACGCCGGATGCTCGTGAGCGCATCCTCGAAACCGCCACCCGGCTGTTCAACCAGTACGGGGTGCACGCCGTGGGGCTGCAGCAGATCATCGACGAATGCGGCTGCGGCAAGAATCTGCTCTACAGCCAGTTCGCGAGCAAGGACGAACTGGTGGTGGCCTACCTGGCGCGCTGCAGCGGCGACTGGGACACGATCGTCGCGTCCGCGGAAGCCGCCGCGGACGGTCCGGAGCGGCAGCTGGTGGAGCTGGTGCGCGAGGTCGGGGTGCGGATCAACGTGCCGGGGTCGCGGGGCTGCCCGCTGCGCAACACGTTCGCCGAGTTCCCGGAGCGCGAGCACCCGGCCCACCGCCTGTCGATGGACCACTTCGTCCGCGTGCGCACGCAGCTGCGCCGGCTGGCGGCCCGGACCCCGGCCCCCGACCCGGAACGGCTCGCGGACCGCATCATGTTCATCATCGACGGCCTGTACACGAACGGCCCGATCTTCGGCGACGAAGGCGCGAAGGCGGCGATCGCGTTCGCGGAAGACGTGGTGCGGGTGGAGACCGCCGTGGGCTGA
- a CDS encoding DUF2127 domain-containing protein: protein MSDTKTTATERFFRIAIAIKGLDGALQVAGALILALVPASTVSGFTHAVVTRDLLGDPAGTLARHLQSATENFLHGDTKTFAVAYLLAHGLIKLALVWALARKIVRAYPVAALVLAAFVVYEIIRAFHTHSIALPFFAALDVVIIVLVLREYRQLKRSRSAGR, encoded by the coding sequence ATGTCCGACACGAAGACGACGGCGACCGAGCGGTTCTTCCGGATCGCGATCGCGATCAAGGGCCTCGACGGCGCCCTGCAGGTCGCCGGGGCGCTGATCCTGGCGCTGGTCCCCGCGTCGACCGTCAGCGGGTTCACCCACGCCGTGGTCACGCGCGACCTGCTCGGCGACCCCGCAGGCACACTCGCGCGGCACCTCCAGTCGGCGACGGAGAACTTCCTCCACGGCGACACGAAGACCTTCGCCGTCGCCTACCTGCTCGCGCACGGCCTGATCAAGCTCGCCCTGGTCTGGGCGCTGGCGCGCAAGATCGTGCGGGCCTACCCGGTCGCCGCGCTGGTCCTCGCCGCCTTCGTCGTCTACGAGATCATCCGCGCGTTCCACACGCACTCGATCGCGCTGCCGTTCTTCGCCGCGCTCGACGTGGTGATCATCGTCCTCGTGCTGCGCGAATACCGGCAGCTGAAGCGGTCACGAAGTGCAGGACGGTGA
- a CDS encoding ABC transporter substrate-binding protein, which produces MPRTALFDRLAPGSRPALPPVRPRSLLHRHWIAVTVVGVLVLAALLAWTRPWERCGAGLTATGDVCVGLALESGPLRDDDPLADVEALIADRNARAGDTFKTIVVLENLTPDPDTDSTPIEFIRHEIQGAIAAAWPRPDSAGVKLLLANFGGSAEHWREAVDRIVENADSQHIAAVTGIGISLQNTRDAIAELSRHGIVTIGATVTADDLNTDADGKPIKNFFRVGPTNSDEAHAAVNYIAKLPKQRTMLVADVNEADTYAGTLAKAFTGQRLVPIAFSKKYDSLEGQLTGTSRDGYLQKLFRGMHSDICNAQPDVIYFAGRGVDLRSFVHALSDDGACQGLRSVTVISGDDTATLVGSKLPLDGDIAVTPLYTALAYPDQWKMFTGNEAALTYQQNYTDFINAFTGTHEFTREDLSDGAAMIEHDAVATAVAAAERDPSSSSRSVTNFVAEIDCNSAVPGATGFIAFRQDGGNQIDKVLPILRIQADGTTAPVDLVWSQGRPLDTSPSCTS; this is translated from the coding sequence ATGCCCCGCACCGCGTTGTTCGACCGCCTCGCCCCGGGCAGCCGGCCCGCCCTGCCGCCCGTCCGGCCGCGGAGCCTGCTGCACCGGCACTGGATCGCGGTCACGGTCGTCGGCGTGCTCGTGCTGGCCGCCCTGCTCGCGTGGACCCGCCCGTGGGAGCGGTGCGGCGCCGGCCTGACCGCGACCGGCGACGTCTGCGTCGGCCTGGCCCTCGAGTCGGGGCCGCTGCGCGACGACGATCCCCTCGCCGACGTCGAGGCCCTGATCGCCGACCGCAACGCCCGCGCCGGCGACACGTTCAAGACCATCGTGGTGCTGGAGAACCTGACGCCCGACCCGGACACCGACAGCACGCCGATCGAGTTCATCAGGCACGAGATCCAGGGCGCGATCGCCGCGGCCTGGCCGCGCCCGGACTCCGCGGGCGTCAAGCTGCTCCTGGCGAACTTCGGTGGCAGCGCCGAGCACTGGCGCGAAGCGGTCGACCGGATCGTCGAAAACGCTGACAGCCAGCACATCGCGGCCGTGACCGGGATCGGCATCAGCCTGCAGAACACCCGCGACGCGATCGCCGAGCTGTCCCGCCACGGGATCGTCACGATCGGCGCGACGGTGACCGCGGACGACCTGAACACCGACGCCGACGGCAAGCCGATCAAGAACTTCTTCCGCGTCGGGCCGACGAACAGCGACGAGGCCCACGCCGCGGTCAACTACATCGCGAAGCTGCCGAAGCAGCGCACGATGCTCGTGGCGGACGTCAACGAGGCCGACACCTACGCCGGAACACTGGCGAAGGCGTTCACCGGCCAGCGGCTGGTGCCGATCGCGTTCTCGAAGAAGTACGACTCGCTGGAGGGTCAGCTCACCGGCACCAGCCGCGACGGCTACCTGCAGAAACTGTTCCGCGGCATGCATTCCGACATCTGCAACGCCCAGCCGGACGTCATCTACTTCGCCGGCCGCGGCGTCGACCTGCGCTCGTTCGTCCACGCGCTGTCCGACGACGGCGCCTGCCAGGGCCTCCGCTCGGTCACGGTGATCTCCGGCGACGACACGGCGACGCTCGTGGGCTCGAAGCTGCCGCTGGACGGCGACATCGCCGTCACGCCGCTGTACACCGCGCTCGCCTACCCCGACCAGTGGAAGATGTTCACCGGCAACGAGGCCGCGCTGACCTACCAGCAGAACTACACGGACTTCATCAACGCGTTCACGGGCACGCACGAGTTCACCCGGGAGGACCTCTCCGACGGCGCGGCGATGATCGAGCACGACGCCGTGGCCACCGCGGTCGCGGCGGCCGAGCGGGATCCGTCGTCCAGCTCGCGGTCGGTGACGAACTTCGTCGCGGAGATCGACTGCAACTCCGCCGTGCCCGGGGCCACCGGCTTCATCGCGTTCCGCCAGGACGGTGGCAACCAGATCGACAAGGTGCTGCCGATCCTGCGGATCCAGGCCGACGGGACGACCGCCCCGGTCGACCTCGTCTGGTCGCAGGGGCGGCCGCTGGACACCTCACCGTCCTGCACTTCGTGA
- a CDS encoding PP2C family protein-serine/threonine phosphatase produces MTVTRPGYPRWHTANAQGPRSLNADAVGAYAAAGGPGIVFALADGVGDDAAAALAARTAAAAAARTAVHKGPVEAVLTAGRAVRERTLGDAVLVVAMPAERGGYRIAWAGDARAYSWDGTTLARLTTDHTLAEYFRARHQPVTPRMEHVVTTSVRTAGPDEIGTAETTSTGLLLTSDGVHKPLGGSGIRAVLARPGTGAAELVEAALARGGSDNATAVYVEPVAADVTTERFPVAA; encoded by the coding sequence ATGACCGTCACACGTCCGGGGTACCCGCGCTGGCACACCGCGAACGCGCAGGGGCCGCGCTCGCTCAACGCCGACGCCGTCGGGGCGTACGCCGCCGCCGGTGGACCCGGCATCGTCTTCGCGCTCGCCGACGGTGTCGGGGACGACGCCGCCGCGGCGCTGGCCGCCCGGACCGCCGCCGCGGCCGCCGCCCGCACTGCTGTCCACAAAGGACCGGTCGAGGCCGTGCTCACCGCCGGGCGCGCGGTGCGGGAACGGACCCTCGGGGACGCGGTCCTGGTCGTGGCCATGCCGGCCGAGCGCGGCGGTTACCGCATCGCCTGGGCCGGGGACGCCCGCGCGTATTCCTGGGACGGCACCACGCTCGCCCGCCTGACCACCGACCACACGCTGGCCGAGTACTTCCGCGCCCGCCACCAGCCGGTGACGCCGCGGATGGAGCACGTGGTCACCACGAGCGTCCGCACTGCCGGGCCGGACGAGATCGGCACCGCCGAGACGACGTCCACCGGCCTGCTGCTGACCAGCGACGGCGTCCACAAGCCCCTCGGCGGTAGCGGGATCCGGGCCGTGCTGGCCCGGCCGGGCACCGGCGCCGCCGAGCTCGTCGAAGCCGCGCTCGCCCGCGGCGGCTCGGACAACGCGACCGCCGTCTACGTCGAACCCGTGGCGGCCGACGTCACGACGGAACGATTTCCCGTCGCCGCGTGA
- a CDS encoding glycosyltransferase family 39 protein codes for MTAVLTTEVPPEPRHRKESAAHAPPRWVRPAVFGLLAATAVLYFRNLTASGYGNSFYAAAVQAGTQSWKAWLFGSLDSGNVLTVDKPPAALWVATAFARIFGFSGFTVLAPQALMGVASVGILYLTVRRTAGPVAGLMAGALLAVTPVAALMFRFDNPDALLVLLMVAGAYFVVRATETASPRWLALAGVALGFGFLTKMMQAFLVLPAFGLAYLIAAPASLGRRLLHLGGAVVALVASAGWYVALVDLWPAASRPYIGGSEGNSLLELALGYNGLSRIFGGGDGGGPGGGGGFGGGNTGFGGAAGLFRMFGSSFGTEISWLLPAALIGLVAGLWFTRRAPRTDRTRLALVLWGGWLVVTALVFSFMSGIVHPYYSVALAPAIAALVAISGRALWQGRANPAPRAVLAGMVVTTAVWSFILLDRTPDWLPALRWIVAVLGVLTGTVLVMGVPAPRKAAAVVAAVALALGASTAAYGAETASVAHSGSIPTSGPTSSAMSGFGGGPGEESSSSEVAALLAKTTTKWAAATTGSQSAAALELASGKAVIGIGGWSGTDPAPTLAEFKAYVAAGEIEYYVDGGRGGGPGGGSSEITAWVTANFTATTVGGRTVYDLRS; via the coding sequence ATGACCGCCGTCCTGACCACCGAGGTGCCGCCGGAACCCCGGCACCGCAAGGAATCCGCGGCCCACGCACCGCCGCGCTGGGTCCGCCCGGCCGTGTTCGGGCTGCTGGCCGCGACCGCGGTGCTGTACTTCCGGAACCTCACCGCGTCCGGCTACGGGAACTCGTTCTACGCCGCCGCCGTGCAGGCCGGGACGCAGAGCTGGAAGGCGTGGCTGTTCGGCTCGCTCGACTCGGGCAACGTGCTGACGGTCGACAAACCGCCCGCGGCCCTGTGGGTCGCGACCGCCTTCGCCCGGATCTTCGGGTTCTCCGGCTTCACCGTGCTGGCCCCGCAGGCCCTGATGGGCGTCGCCTCGGTCGGGATCCTGTACCTGACGGTGAGACGGACGGCGGGCCCGGTCGCCGGGCTCATGGCGGGCGCGCTGCTGGCCGTGACGCCGGTCGCCGCGCTGATGTTCCGGTTCGACAACCCCGACGCGCTGCTCGTGCTGCTGATGGTCGCCGGTGCCTACTTCGTCGTGCGCGCCACGGAAACCGCGAGCCCGCGCTGGCTCGCGCTGGCCGGTGTCGCGCTCGGCTTCGGCTTCCTGACGAAGATGATGCAGGCGTTCCTGGTGCTGCCGGCGTTCGGTCTCGCGTACCTGATCGCCGCGCCGGCCTCGCTCGGCAGGCGGCTGCTGCACCTCGGCGGCGCGGTCGTCGCGCTGGTCGCCTCGGCGGGCTGGTACGTCGCGCTGGTGGACCTGTGGCCGGCGGCGTCGCGGCCCTACATCGGCGGGTCCGAAGGGAACAGCCTGCTGGAACTGGCGTTGGGCTACAACGGGTTGTCCCGCATCTTCGGCGGCGGCGACGGCGGCGGCCCGGGCGGCGGTGGTGGCTTCGGCGGCGGGAACACCGGTTTCGGCGGAGCCGCCGGGCTGTTCCGGATGTTCGGTTCGAGCTTCGGCACGGAGATCTCGTGGCTGCTGCCCGCCGCGCTGATCGGGCTGGTGGCCGGCCTGTGGTTCACCCGCCGCGCGCCGCGCACGGATCGGACGCGCCTGGCGCTGGTGCTGTGGGGCGGCTGGCTGGTCGTGACGGCGCTGGTATTCAGCTTCATGAGCGGCATCGTCCACCCGTACTACTCGGTGGCGCTGGCCCCGGCGATCGCGGCGCTGGTCGCGATCTCGGGCCGGGCGCTGTGGCAGGGCCGGGCGAACCCCGCGCCGCGGGCGGTGCTGGCCGGAATGGTCGTGACGACGGCCGTGTGGTCGTTCATCCTGCTCGACCGGACCCCGGACTGGTTGCCGGCGCTGCGCTGGATCGTCGCGGTGCTCGGCGTGCTCACCGGGACGGTGCTGGTGATGGGCGTGCCCGCGCCCCGGAAGGCGGCCGCGGTCGTGGCGGCGGTGGCGCTGGCGCTCGGCGCCTCGACCGCGGCGTACGGCGCCGAGACGGCGTCGGTGGCGCACAGCGGCTCGATCCCGACGTCGGGACCGACATCGAGCGCGATGAGCGGCTTCGGCGGCGGCCCGGGTGAGGAGTCGTCCTCGAGCGAGGTCGCGGCGTTGCTGGCGAAGACGACGACGAAGTGGGCCGCAGCGACGACGGGCTCGCAGAGCGCGGCGGCACTGGAGCTGGCGAGCGGCAAGGCGGTGATCGGCATCGGCGGCTGGAGCGGCACCGACCCGGCGCCCACGCTCGCCGAGTTCAAGGCGTACGTCGCCGCGGGCGAGATCGAGTACTACGTCGACGGCGGCCGCGGTGGCGGCCCGGGCGGCGGGTCGAGCGAGATCACGGCGTGGGTGACGGCGAACTTCACCGCCACCACGGTCGGCGGCCGGACGGTCTACGACCTGCGCAGCTGA
- a CDS encoding bifunctional glycosyltransferase family 2/GtrA family protein produces MTATASAARPGRAPVDPAGPQPVLDVVIPVHNEESDLEPCIRRLHAHLARHFAYPYRITIADNASTDATLRVAAGLAAEFPEVAVHHLGEKGRGRALNAVWRASDAAVLAYMDVDLSTDLAALGPLVAPLLSGHSDLAIGSRLARGARVVRGPKREFVSRCYNLILRSTLAAKFSDAQCGFKAIRADVARELLPHVVDTGWFFDTELLVLAQRAGLRIHEVPVDWVDDPDSSVDIVKTAAEDLKGILRVTKATLTGEIPVSRLREQLGRQPIGVDAPGVPPRLVTQLVRFAAIGAGSTLAYLVLFLLLRTVLGAQPANFAALLVTAVGNTALNRRLTFGIRGRAGAGRHQFEGLIVFGLGLALTSGALALLDGSTTPGLVLELTVLVTANLAATVLRFLLLRGWVFNPRRQAASRKERP; encoded by the coding sequence ATGACAGCCACCGCCTCCGCAGCACGGCCCGGGCGCGCCCCGGTCGATCCGGCCGGCCCGCAGCCGGTTCTCGACGTCGTCATCCCGGTCCACAACGAAGAGTCCGACCTCGAGCCGTGCATCCGCCGGCTGCACGCGCACCTGGCGCGGCACTTCGCCTACCCGTACCGGATCACCATCGCCGACAACGCGAGCACCGACGCGACGCTGCGGGTGGCCGCGGGACTGGCCGCCGAGTTCCCCGAGGTGGCCGTCCACCACCTCGGCGAAAAAGGCCGCGGCCGGGCGCTGAACGCCGTCTGGCGCGCCTCCGACGCCGCCGTGCTGGCCTACATGGACGTCGACCTCTCCACCGATCTCGCCGCGCTCGGGCCGCTCGTCGCGCCGCTGCTGTCCGGGCACTCCGACCTCGCCATCGGCAGCAGGCTCGCCCGGGGGGCGCGCGTCGTGCGGGGCCCGAAACGCGAGTTCGTTTCCCGCTGCTACAACCTGATCCTGCGCTCGACGCTCGCCGCGAAGTTCAGCGACGCGCAGTGCGGCTTCAAGGCGATCCGCGCCGACGTCGCCCGCGAGCTGCTGCCGCACGTGGTGGACACCGGCTGGTTCTTCGACACCGAGCTGCTCGTGCTGGCGCAGCGGGCCGGGCTGCGGATCCACGAGGTGCCCGTCGACTGGGTCGACGATCCGGACTCGTCGGTCGACATCGTCAAGACGGCCGCCGAGGACCTCAAAGGCATCCTGCGGGTCACGAAGGCCACGCTCACCGGCGAGATCCCGGTCAGCAGGCTGCGCGAGCAGCTCGGCAGGCAGCCGATCGGCGTCGACGCGCCCGGTGTGCCGCCGCGGCTGGTGACGCAGCTGGTCCGGTTCGCCGCGATCGGCGCCGGCAGCACGCTCGCCTACCTGGTGTTGTTCCTGCTGCTGCGCACGGTCCTCGGCGCGCAGCCGGCGAACTTCGCCGCGCTGCTGGTGACCGCGGTCGGCAACACCGCGCTCAACCGCAGGCTCACCTTCGGCATCCGCGGGCGCGCCGGCGCCGGGCGCCACCAGTTCGAGGGCCTGATCGTGTTCGGCCTCGGGCTCGCGCTGACCAGCGGCGCACTGGCCCTGCTCGACGGATCCACCACGCCCGGCCTCGTGCTGGAGCTCACCGTGCTCGTGACGGCGAACCTCGCCGCGACCGTGCTGCGGTTCCTGCTCCTGCGCGGCTGGGTCTTCAACCCGCGCCGCCAGGCCGCTTCCCGGAAGGAACGCCCATGA
- a CDS encoding Crp/Fnr family transcriptional regulator has product MEPTGFWAGLAPADRRALAGSATRRSCPRGELLCREGDRSSAVLVLLAGHVRIVHGTPDGREVVVGVRGPGDVLGELAAIDAQPRSATVEALDDVEVLEVPGGRFAALCRTRPGISWALLLVLSTRLRSVGRQWLDLGGGAAARRVAAQLMQLAVQHGVRRGDDIAIAVPATQAELAMTAAISRESWARATRELRRRGVISTGRRQVTIHRMAELRRLAS; this is encoded by the coding sequence GTGGAACCGACGGGATTCTGGGCCGGTCTGGCCCCGGCCGATCGCCGGGCGCTGGCCGGGTCCGCGACGCGGCGCTCCTGCCCGCGCGGCGAGCTCCTCTGCCGCGAAGGCGACCGCTCCAGCGCCGTGCTGGTGCTGCTGGCCGGGCACGTGCGGATCGTCCACGGCACGCCGGACGGGCGCGAGGTCGTCGTGGGCGTGCGCGGGCCCGGCGACGTCCTCGGCGAGCTGGCGGCGATCGACGCGCAGCCGCGCTCGGCGACCGTCGAGGCGCTCGACGACGTCGAAGTCCTGGAGGTGCCGGGGGGCCGCTTCGCCGCGCTGTGCCGGACGCGGCCCGGGATCTCGTGGGCGCTGCTGCTCGTGCTGTCCACCCGCCTGCGATCCGTCGGCAGGCAGTGGCTGGACCTCGGCGGCGGCGCCGCGGCGCGGCGGGTGGCCGCGCAGCTGATGCAGCTGGCCGTCCAGCACGGCGTGCGGCGGGGCGACGACATCGCCATCGCGGTCCCGGCCACGCAGGCCGAGCTGGCGATGACCGCGGCGATCTCCCGCGAGTCCTGGGCCCGCGCGACGCGCGAGCTGCGGCGCCGGGGCGTGATCAGCACCGGCAGAAGACAGGTGACGATCCACCGCATGGCCGAACTTCGACGACTGGCGAGCTGA